One Rosa chinensis cultivar Old Blush chromosome 5, RchiOBHm-V2, whole genome shotgun sequence genomic region harbors:
- the LOC112168170 gene encoding ervatamin-B isoform X2 has product MAFEKILVMIAIFTILGTLASQATSRALYKASIAEKHEQWMAEYGRVYPDSTEKERRFTIFKKNVEFVEKFNNDREKTYKLSVNQFSDMTNEEFLRHHTGYKTPAGTSLTSSSEDKSFIYRSLSIDDIPASLDWSEQGAVTSIKDQDVCWAFAAAAAVEGITKIKTGQLVSLSEQQLLECDRNIGCDSGDIRSAFEYIKTNGGIASEEKYPYLSTPDMLTVQECDTRKETMQAARITGYENVTPNNQNALLKAVSMQPVATAIDSHGMEFRSYGGGVFKGPCGQTLNHAVTIIGYGTDNGTNYWLIKNSWGDKWGEKGYMRILRTETNGAGLCGLAMYASYPIV; this is encoded by the exons ATGGCTTTTGAAAAAATCCTTGTGATGATTGCCATATTCACCATCTTGGGGACCTTGGCATCCCAAGCCACATCTCGCGCATTGTACAAAGCTTCCATTGCTGAGAAACATGAGCAATGGATGGCCGAGTATGGGCGTGTCTACCCGGACAGCACAGAGAAGGAAAGACGTTTTACCATATTCAAGAAGAATGTAGAGTTTGTGGAGAAATTCAACAATGACAGGGAAAAGACGTACAAGTTAAGCGTCAATCAGTTCTCTGATATGACCAATGAAGAATTCCTCAGACATCATACTGGATACAAAACGCCTGCCGGCACCAGTTTAACATCCTCATCCGAAGATAAGTCCTTTATATACCGAAGCCTGTCCATTGATGATATTCCAGCTAGCCTTGACTGGAGCGAACAAGGAGCCGTCACCTCTATTAAGGATCAAG ATGTTTGCTGGGCATTTGCTGCGGCGGCAGCCGTGGAAGGGATTACGAAAATCAAAACCGGCCAATTGGTCTCGCTGTCTGAGCAACAACTTTTGGAGTGTGACCGTAACATCGGCTGCGATAGCGGTGACATCCGATCAGCTTTTGAATACATAAAGACAAATGGAGGAATTGCTAGTGAAGAAAAGTACCCATACCTGAGCACTCCTGACATGTTAACGGTCCAAGAATGCGACACTCGAAAGGAAACTATGCAAGCTGCCCGGATAACTGGTTATGAAAATGTAACACCCAACAATCAAAATGCTCTACTCAAGGCTGTTTCCATGCAACCAGTCGCGACTGCCATCGACAGTCATGGAATGGAATTTCGGTCATACGGAGGTGGAGTGTTTAAAGGTCCTTGCGGTCAGACACTGAACCATGCTGTCACAATTATTGGGTACGGGACAGACAACGGCACCAACTACTGGCTAATTAAGAATTCATGGGGGGACAAGTGGGGTGAAAAGGGCTACATGAGAATTCTTAGAACTGAAACTAACGGTGCAGGTCTTTGTGGCCTTGCTATGTATGCTTCCTATCCGATTGTGTGA
- the LOC112168170 gene encoding ervatamin-B isoform X1: protein MAFEKILVMIAIFTILGTLASQATSRALYKASIAEKHEQWMAEYGRVYPDSTEKERRFTIFKKNVEFVEKFNNDREKTYKLSVNQFSDMTNEEFLRHHTGYKTPAGTSLTSSSEDKSFIYRSLSIDDIPASLDWSEQGAVTSIKDQGSCNVCWAFAAAAAVEGITKIKTGQLVSLSEQQLLECDRNIGCDSGDIRSAFEYIKTNGGIASEEKYPYLSTPDMLTVQECDTRKETMQAARITGYENVTPNNQNALLKAVSMQPVATAIDSHGMEFRSYGGGVFKGPCGQTLNHAVTIIGYGTDNGTNYWLIKNSWGDKWGEKGYMRILRTETNGAGLCGLAMYASYPIV, encoded by the exons ATGGCTTTTGAAAAAATCCTTGTGATGATTGCCATATTCACCATCTTGGGGACCTTGGCATCCCAAGCCACATCTCGCGCATTGTACAAAGCTTCCATTGCTGAGAAACATGAGCAATGGATGGCCGAGTATGGGCGTGTCTACCCGGACAGCACAGAGAAGGAAAGACGTTTTACCATATTCAAGAAGAATGTAGAGTTTGTGGAGAAATTCAACAATGACAGGGAAAAGACGTACAAGTTAAGCGTCAATCAGTTCTCTGATATGACCAATGAAGAATTCCTCAGACATCATACTGGATACAAAACGCCTGCCGGCACCAGTTTAACATCCTCATCCGAAGATAAGTCCTTTATATACCGAAGCCTGTCCATTGATGATATTCCAGCTAGCCTTGACTGGAGCGAACAAGGAGCCGTCACCTCTATTAAGGATCAAGGTTCATGTA ATGTTTGCTGGGCATTTGCTGCGGCGGCAGCCGTGGAAGGGATTACGAAAATCAAAACCGGCCAATTGGTCTCGCTGTCTGAGCAACAACTTTTGGAGTGTGACCGTAACATCGGCTGCGATAGCGGTGACATCCGATCAGCTTTTGAATACATAAAGACAAATGGAGGAATTGCTAGTGAAGAAAAGTACCCATACCTGAGCACTCCTGACATGTTAACGGTCCAAGAATGCGACACTCGAAAGGAAACTATGCAAGCTGCCCGGATAACTGGTTATGAAAATGTAACACCCAACAATCAAAATGCTCTACTCAAGGCTGTTTCCATGCAACCAGTCGCGACTGCCATCGACAGTCATGGAATGGAATTTCGGTCATACGGAGGTGGAGTGTTTAAAGGTCCTTGCGGTCAGACACTGAACCATGCTGTCACAATTATTGGGTACGGGACAGACAACGGCACCAACTACTGGCTAATTAAGAATTCATGGGGGGACAAGTGGGGTGAAAAGGGCTACATGAGAATTCTTAGAACTGAAACTAACGGTGCAGGTCTTTGTGGCCTTGCTATGTATGCTTCCTATCCGATTGTGTGA
- the LOC112203308 gene encoding MDIS1-interacting receptor like kinase 2 — protein sequence MSTSTFYGEACFLACVILYALLVSLPNNAFASASSSSSSSEAEALLEWKASFQNQTQNNLTSWTYSPSSSTNPKANASPCNVWTGISCNTAGNVNKINLTNSGIQGTLHELSFLSFPNLEYLDLSYNKLLDAIPPQISSLSKLTYLDLSGNLLFGKIPPEIGRLTNLQVLHLNENHLNGSIPQEMGHLKNLANLSLYDNELSGSIPPEVGNLSNLVEIELARNHLTGLIPPNFGSLKNLAYLVLYDNQLSGPMPPNFGSLKSLTLLHFNNNNLSGSIPTSLGDLTNLTSLYLYGNQFSGAIPKEIGNLKSMVDLELSRNQLSGSIPPSFGDLRDLEALFLRENQLSGSIPEQIGNLMKLTILELDTNQFTGYLPRNICRGGLLENFTVYTNHLIGPLPQSLKTCKSLVRLLLHGNHLTGNISEDFGAYPNLQYIDLSHNNFYGEISPVWGECSSLGTLRVAGNNLTGSIPPEIGNAAQIHVLDLSSNGLVGVIPNAIGRLTSLLSLILNGNQLWGHIPSEFESLKALEYLDLSTNKFNGSIPSTLGDFSNLHDLNLSNNQFSKKIPFQLGNLVHLSQLDLSHNSLEHQIPSEISQMQSLLILNLSHNNLSGSIPINFKQLHTSVLIDISYNQLQGPVPNNKAFQDAPLEGNDGLCGNIAGLQPCSIPSMENKHASKKDRRLVFIIVFPVLGTLLLFLAFLGIALVRKRRIKEQDTEQSNEVHRNFFSISEFDGRRLYEEIIKATNDFDALYCVGKGGSGSVYKAELLSGSIFAVKKLHPIIDGEESSRKEFLNEIRALIEIRHRNIVKLRGFCSHAHHSFLVYDYIEKGSLASILSKEYEANKLDWSTRVRIVKGVAHALSYMHHDCSPPIVHRDISSNNILLNYEYEPCVSDFGTAKLLNADSSNWTACAGTYGYIAPELAYTMRVTEKCDVYSFGMLALEVIMGKQLGEVISSFSSSSANGGKLLKDVLDQRLPAPTPHVQDELVTIASLAMACKHLHPQSRPTMHRVSQVLSSHPASSSGQPEITLAQLIS from the exons ATGAGCACATCAACTTTTTATGGTGAAGCTTGCTTTCTAGCTTGCGTTATCTTGTATGCTCTACTTGTTTCATTACCAAACAATGCTTTTGCTTCTGCTAGCTCTAGTTCTAGTTCCAGTGAAGCAGAGGCTCTTTTAGAATGGAAAGCCAGTTTCCAAAACCAAACCCAGAATAATCTGACCTCATGGacttactctcctagtagttcCACCAATCCAAAAGCAAATGCAAGTCCATGCAACGTTTGGACTGGTATTTCATGCAACACTGCTGGAAATGTCAACAAGATAAACCTCACCAATTCTGGTATTCAAGGTACACTTCATGAATTATCATTCTTGTCCTTCCCTaatcttgaatatcttgaccTTAGCTACAACAAACTCCTTGATGCCATCCCACCTCAGATTAGTTCCCTCTCCAAACTCACCTATCTTGATCTATCTGGTAATCTGTTGTTTGGAAAAATCCCACCAGAAATTGGTCGTCTCACAAATCTTCAGGTCTTGCACCTAAATGAAAACCACTTAAATGGCTCAATTCCTCAAGAGATGGGTCA CTTAAAAAACCTAGCAAATTTGTCTCTCTATGACAATGAGCTTTCTGGTTCCATTCCTCCAGAGGTAGGAAACCTTTCAAATTTGGTTGAAATAGAATTGGCTAGAAACCATTTAACAGGTCTGATCCCTCCAAATTTTGGAAGCTTAAAAAACCTGGCATATTTGGTTCTCTATGACAATCAACTTTCTG GTCCAATGCCTCCAAATTTTggaagcttaaaaagcctaaCTCTGTTGCACTTTAACAATAATAATCTTTCTGGTTCAATACCAACATCTTTAGGTGATCTAACAAACCTTacctctctctatctctatggAAATCAATTTTCTGGTGCCATTCCAAAAGAGATAGGTAACCTGAAGTCTATGGTAGATTTAGAGTTGAGCAGAAATCAACTCAGTGGCTCCATTCCACCATCATTTGGTGACTTGAGAGACTTAGAAGCCTTATTCCTTCGTGAAAACCAACTTTCCGGATCCATCCCTGAACAGATAGGGAATCTCATGAAGTTGACTATACTGGAATTGGATACTAACCAATTTACTGGTTATTTGCCACGAAATATTTGCCGAGGTGGATTACTGGAAAACTTTACAGTATACACCAACCATTTGATAGGTCCACTCCCCCAAAGCTTGAAAACTTGCAAGAGCTTAGTTAGACTCCTTCTTCATGGGAACCATCTGACGGGAAATATATCTGAAGATTTTGGTGCCTATCCAAATCTTCAATATATAGACCTAAGCCACAACAACTTCTACGGTGAAATCTCACCTGTTTGGGGGGAATGTTCAAGCTTAGGAACTCTCCGAGTCGCCGGAAACAACCTGACTGGCAGCATCCCACCTGAGATTGGCAATGCAGCCCAAATTCATGTACTGGATCTTTCTTCAAATGGCTTAGTTGGGGTGATTCCAAATGCGATTGGGAGATTGACTTCTTTGCTGAGTCTGATTTTGAATGGTAATCAACTTTGGGGTCACATACCTTCAGAATTTGAATCATTGAAggctcttgaatatcttgactTGTCAACCAACAAATTCAATGGGTCAATTCCAAGCACTTTAGGTGACTTCTCCAATTTACACGACTTGAATTTGAGCAACAACCAGTTCAgcaaaaaaattccatttcaatTGGGGAATTTAGTCCACTTGTCCCAACTAGACTTGAGTCATAATTCACTAGAGCATCAAATACCATCAGAAATAAGCCAAATGCAAAGCTTGCTGATTCTGAATCTTTCCCACAATAATCTTTCTGGTTCCATACCCATAAATTTCAAACAATTGCATACCTCGGTTCTAATCGACATATCCTACAACCAGTTGCAGGGTCCCGTCCCCAACAACAAAGCATTTCAAGATGCTCCTTTGGAAGGCAATGACGGATTGTGTGGTAACATTGCAGGACTTCAACCCTGCAGTATTCCCTCCATGGAAAATAAGCATGCCTCAAAAAAAGATCGAAGACTCGTGTTTATAATTGTTTTCCCTGTCTTGGGGACACTTTTACTTTTCCTTGCCTTCCTTGGAATTGCCTTGgttagaaaaagaagaattaaagagCAGGATACAGAGCAGAGCAATGAGGTGCACAGAAATTTCTTTTCCATATCTGAATTTGATGGAAGAAGACTTTATGAGGAAATCATCAAGGCAACCAATGATTTTGATGCTCTATATTGCGTTGGAAAGGGAGGATCCGGAAGTGTCTACAAGGCAGAGCTGCTATCAGGTAGCATATTTGCAGTGAAGAAGCTCCACCCAATAATTGATGGTGAGGAGTCGTCTCGGAAGGAATTTCTTAACGAAATAAGGGCACTGATAGAAATACGGCACCGGAACATTGTGAAACTTCGTGGTTTCTGTTCACACGCCCATCACTCGTTTTTGGTCTATGACTACATAGAAAAAGGTAGCTTGGCTTCAATCTTGAGCAAAGAATACGAAGCTAACAAACTGGATTGGAGCACAAGGGTGAGGATTGTGAAAGGTGTAGCTCATGCCCTGTCTTATATGCATCATGATTGCTCACCACCTATAGTGCATCGAGACATATCAAGCAACAACATTTTGCTCAATTACGAATATGAGCCTTGTGTTTCAGACTTTGGCACTGCTAAGCTTCTAAATGCAGACTCATCGAATTGGACTGCCTGTGCAGGCACATATGGATATATAGCACCAG AGTTGGCCTACACAATGAGGGTAACTGagaaatgcgacgtttatagcTTTGGGATGCTAGCACTGGAAGTGATAATGGGGAAGCAGCTGGGTGAAGTCATATCCTCTTTTTCCTCTTCATCCGCCAATGGAGGCAAATTGCTGAAGGATGTATTGGACCAACGCCTCCCCGCTCCCACACCTCATGTTCAGGATGAATTGGTAACCATTGCAAGCCTAGCAATGGCATGCAAACATCTCCATCCACAATCCAGGCCAACAATGCACAGGGTTTCTCAGGTCCTGTCATCCCACCCTGCAAGTTCCTCAGGACAACCAGAGATTACACTTGCGCAACTCATTAGTTAA